Proteins from a single region of Streptococcus oralis:
- a CDS encoding DUF2812 domain-containing protein, translated as MNSEVQFRIFTIVDLDKEEEYLHEMHLKGWRYRTNRFGFFYFEQCQPDDVIYHIYDSRFLKKYKHEPQDFRNSGWELIETGFCSILRKPASDILSEEKVYMSKGLRWEVMRSRLRSCTAAFLGGFVVCMSLYRENLSQSFFIIFLLYACLISYLIYGFFRLKRKYQVDEK; from the coding sequence ATGAATAGTGAAGTACAATTTCGGATTTTTACAATAGTTGATTTGGACAAGGAAGAAGAATATTTACATGAGATGCACTTAAAAGGTTGGAGATATAGAACTAATCGTTTTGGTTTTTTCTATTTTGAACAATGCCAACCAGATGATGTCATCTATCATATCTATGATTCTAGATTTCTTAAAAAGTATAAGCATGAACCACAAGATTTTAGAAATAGCGGTTGGGAATTGATAGAAACAGGTTTTTGTTCAATTCTTCGTAAACCAGCTTCTGATATACTTTCAGAGGAGAAAGTTTATATGAGTAAGGGTCTTAGATGGGAAGTTATGCGGTCTAGACTTCGTTCCTGTACAGCCGCATTCTTAGGTGGTTTTGTTGTTTGTATGAGTTTGTATCGAGAAAACTTGTCTCAGTCTTTCTTTATTATTTTCTTGTTATACGCTTGCTTAATCTCTTATCTAATCTATGGTTTTTTCAGACTTAAAAGGAAATACCAAGTAGATGAAAAGTAA
- the glnA gene encoding type I glutamate--ammonia ligase, translating into MPITAADIRREVKEKNVTFIRLMFSDILGTMKNVEIPATDEQLDKVLSNKAMFDGSSIEGFVRINESDMYLYPDLDTWTVFPWGDENGSVAGLICDVYTTEGEPFAGDPRGNLKRALRHMEEVGFKSFNLGPEPEFFLFKLDENGDPTLEVNDKGGYFDLAPTDLADNTRREIVNVLTKMGFEVEASHHEVAVGQHEIDFKYDEVLRACDKIQIFKLVVKTIARKHGLYATFMAKPKFGIAGSGMHCNMSLFDAEGNNAFFDPNDPKGMQLSETAYHFLGGLIKHAYNYTAIMNPTVNSYKRLVPGYEAPVYIAWAGRNRSPLVRVPASRGMGTRLELRSVDPMANPYIAMAVLLEVGLHGIENKIEAPAPIEENIYIMTAEERKEAGITDLPSTLHNALKALTEDEVVKAALGEHIYTSFLEAKRIEWASYATFVSQWEVDNYLDLY; encoded by the coding sequence ATGCCAATCACAGCTGCAGATATTCGTCGTGAAGTCAAGGAAAAAAATGTTACCTTTATCCGTCTCATGTTTTCAGATATTCTGGGAACCATGAAAAACGTCGAAATTCCTGCTACAGATGAACAGTTAGATAAGGTCTTGTCAAACAAAGCCATGTTTGATGGCTCTTCTATTGAAGGTTTTGTACGTATCAATGAGTCAGATATGTACTTGTATCCAGACTTGGACACATGGACAGTCTTCCCTTGGGGAGATGAAAATGGAAGTGTTGCAGGTCTGATCTGTGATGTCTATACAACAGAAGGCGAACCTTTTGCAGGTGATCCACGTGGCAACCTCAAGCGTGCACTTCGTCATATGGAAGAAGTAGGATTCAAATCCTTCAACCTTGGGCCAGAACCAGAATTCTTCCTCTTTAAGCTGGATGAAAATGGCGATCCAACTCTTGAGGTAAATGACAAGGGTGGCTACTTCGACTTGGCGCCTACAGACCTTGCGGACAATACACGTCGTGAAATCGTGAATGTCTTGACCAAAATGGGATTTGAAGTAGAAGCGAGTCACCACGAGGTTGCGGTTGGACAACATGAAATTGACTTCAAGTATGATGAAGTCCTCCGTGCCTGTGATAAGATTCAAATCTTTAAACTCGTAGTAAAAACCATTGCTCGCAAACACGGTCTTTACGCAACCTTTATGGCGAAACCAAAATTTGGTATCGCTGGATCAGGTATGCACTGTAATATGTCCTTGTTTGATGCAGAAGGAAATAATGCCTTCTTTGATCCAAATGATCCAAAAGGAATGCAGTTGTCTGAAACGGCCTACCATTTCCTTGGTGGTTTGATTAAGCATGCCTATAACTATACTGCTATCATGAACCCAACAGTTAACTCATACAAACGTTTGGTTCCTGGTTATGAAGCGCCTGTTTACATTGCTTGGGCTGGTCGTAATCGTTCGCCACTTGTGCGCGTGCCTGCTTCACGTGGTATGGGAACTCGTCTTGAGTTGCGTTCAGTGGACCCAATGGCAAACCCATACATCGCTATGGCGGTTCTTTTGGAAGTTGGTTTGCATGGTATTGAAAACAAAATCGAAGCACCAGCTCCTATTGAAGAAAATATCTACATCATGACAGCAGAAGAGCGTAAGGAAGCTGGGATTACCGATCTTCCATCAACTCTTCATAACGCCTTGAAAGCTTTGACAGAAGATGAAGTGGTTAAGGCAGCCCTAGGTGAACACATCTACACTAGCTTCCTTGAAGCTAAACGTATCGAGTGGGCTAGCTATGCAACCTTTGTGTCACAATGGGAAGTTGATAATTACCTTGATCTTTACTAA
- a CDS encoding PadR family transcriptional regulator — MELTDKIRRVYLPMTETGFYILFCLQKERHGYSITQKVKEMTDSQVLISPGTMYGTLSKMEKDGLISFVREEEKRKIYQITDLGRKVLEIELKRIERLYRNSREEV; from the coding sequence ATGGAATTAACAGATAAGATCAGGCGTGTTTACCTTCCCATGACTGAAACAGGATTTTATATCTTGTTCTGTCTACAAAAGGAACGTCATGGTTATAGTATTACACAAAAGGTCAAGGAGATGACAGATTCACAAGTTTTGATTAGTCCTGGAACTATGTATGGAACCTTGTCAAAAATGGAAAAGGATGGCTTGATCTCCTTTGTCCGAGAGGAGGAAAAACGGAAAATCTATCAGATAACAGATTTGGGACGAAAGGTTTTGGAGATTGAATTGAAACGTATTGAACGGCTCTATAGAAACAGTCGGGAGGAAGTATGA
- a CDS encoding LPXTG-anchored SHIRT domain periscope protein, translating to MKWKYCMRMPFSTIFSRKKQAFLGLVVLLFSILLLPLQSYAALEEIKNGTDISTLDIRKFNLNINNFSVLSKSQAVDQFHLSNPHYEYLWGGAYPGEMENFTLKVDKSKKQDQVFENPLSLKFTNIGTVNGKQVDAYLKFNKVTLHYLNTAQAESEMNSTQKSTVEFFSISELWESSAFEIGNVPYVDANHDYIMNKAFWIDADVTAELSYADGSETDLKLVMKPTDIDAMDANNLKETFYIKDYQNDVNLRLMNNANVLKQEDQGERTAWIATQITSGSYSENNISGFALRSNSNRMNFAYSSTEVASAVFGLYIEKIDPSPVLEVDPTEIPAKEGQDVTYKATFKIPVPGKDLLAAPSSIEMVQNFDDRLDYKELKVESGGVTLQEGRDYTIEKSGQTVTVKMTPEYIKSNSAAEIIITYKTATNKKVEEKGPEKINNTVTLHVDNLSAPSNQVSTALLYEKHHEFVSGTPGKELPQEVKDLLPATEKNLPNGSQVTPTQPSQTEVKTAEGTWSFKSYDKSSETINGADAHFIGTWEFTPAPTYKATHEFVSGTPGKELPQEVKSLLPEDQTDLKDGSQATPTQPSQTEVKTAEGTWSFKSYDKSSETINGADAHFIGTWEFTPAPTYKATHEFVSGTPGKELPQEVKALLPADQTDLKDGSQATPTQPSQTEVKTAEGTWSFKSYDKASETINGADAHFIGTWEFTPAPTYKATHEFVSGTPGKELPQEVKALLPADQTDLKDGSQATPTQPSQTEVKTAEGTWSFKSYDKTSETINGADAHFVGTWVFTPAPTVTHKAVHEFVSGTPGKELPQEVKSLLPADQTDLKDGSQATPTQPSKKEVKTTEGTWSFKSYDKTSETINGADAHFIGTWEFTPAPTVTHKAVHEFVSGTPGKELPQEVKSLLPADQTDLKDGSQVTPTQPSQTEVKTAEGTWSFKSYDKTSETINGADVKFVGTWEFTASPVPTVTHKAVHEFVSGTPGKELPQEVKSLLPSDQTDLKDGSQVTPTQPSQTEVKTAEGTWSFKSYDKTSETINGADVKFVGTWEFTPAPTYKATHEFVSGTPGKELPQEVKSLLPADQTNLKDGSQATPMQPSQTEVKTAEGTWSFKSYDKTSETINGSDVKFVGTWEFTATPVPTVTHKAVHEFFSGTPGKELPQEVKALLPADQTNLKDGSQATPTQPSQTEVKTAEGTWSFKSYDKASETINGADAHFIGTWEFTPAPNKDSGNNSQPEEGSSQTKALLPNTGSAVSGLLSIIGLAFASLAAFVLRKKD from the coding sequence ATGAAATGGAAATATTGCATGAGAATGCCTTTTTCTACTATTTTCAGTAGAAAAAAACAGGCTTTTCTCGGACTAGTCGTTTTACTTTTTTCTATTCTTCTTCTTCCGCTTCAATCTTATGCGGCTTTAGAAGAAATAAAAAATGGAACGGATATCTCAACCTTGGATATTCGTAAGTTTAATTTGAACATCAACAATTTTAGTGTTTTATCTAAATCACAGGCTGTTGATCAGTTTCATTTATCGAATCCCCACTATGAATATCTCTGGGGTGGTGCCTATCCAGGCGAGATGGAGAACTTTACTCTTAAAGTAGATAAAAGTAAAAAGCAGGATCAAGTTTTTGAAAATCCTCTTTCTCTAAAATTCACAAATATTGGGACAGTTAATGGTAAGCAAGTAGATGCTTACTTAAAATTCAATAAGGTAACTCTTCACTATCTAAACACTGCTCAAGCAGAGTCTGAAATGAATAGTACTCAAAAATCTACTGTTGAATTTTTCTCAATTTCTGAATTATGGGAAAGTAGTGCTTTTGAAATTGGTAATGTTCCTTACGTAGATGCGAACCATGATTACATCATGAATAAAGCATTTTGGATTGATGCTGATGTAACAGCCGAGTTGAGTTATGCAGATGGTTCAGAGACAGATTTGAAGTTGGTCATGAAACCAACGGATATCGATGCAATGGATGCAAACAACTTGAAGGAAACCTTCTATATTAAAGATTATCAAAATGATGTTAATCTTCGTCTGATGAACAATGCCAATGTTTTGAAACAGGAAGACCAAGGAGAACGAACTGCTTGGATTGCGACTCAGATTACAAGTGGTAGCTATTCTGAGAACAATATCTCTGGTTTTGCCCTTCGATCAAATAGTAATAGGATGAATTTTGCTTATTCATCAACAGAGGTTGCTTCGGCCGTCTTTGGTCTCTATATTGAAAAAATTGATCCGAGCCCTGTTCTAGAAGTAGATCCTACAGAGATTCCAGCTAAAGAGGGGCAGGATGTAACTTATAAGGCTACCTTTAAAATTCCGGTTCCAGGTAAAGATCTTTTAGCAGCTCCATCATCTATTGAGATGGTTCAAAATTTTGATGATCGCTTGGACTATAAAGAACTTAAAGTTGAATCAGGTGGAGTGACTCTGCAAGAAGGACGTGACTATACGATCGAGAAATCAGGTCAAACAGTTACTGTTAAAATGACACCTGAATACATAAAATCAAATTCTGCCGCTGAGATTATTATCACTTATAAAACAGCTACAAACAAAAAGGTAGAAGAAAAAGGTCCTGAAAAAATTAACAACACTGTAACCTTGCATGTTGATAACTTATCAGCTCCTTCTAATCAGGTGAGCACTGCTCTTCTTTACGAAAAACACCATGAATTTGTCAGTGGAACTCCAGGTAAAGAGTTGCCACAAGAAGTGAAAGACTTGCTTCCAGCAACAGAAAAGAATTTACCTAATGGCAGTCAAGTAACGCCAACGCAACCAAGTCAAACAGAAGTGAAGACAGCAGAAGGTACTTGGAGCTTCAAGTCCTATGACAAGTCATCAGAAACCATCAATGGAGCGGATGCCCACTTTATCGGTACTTGGGAATTCACCCCAGCTCCAACTTACAAGGCAACACATGAATTTGTCAGCGGAACTCCAGGTAAAGAACTTCCACAAGAAGTGAAATCCTTGCTTCCAGAAGACCAAACAGACTTGAAAGACGGTAGTCAAGCGACTCCGACACAACCAAGTCAAACAGAAGTGAAGACAGCGGAAGGCACATGGAGCTTCAAGTCCTATGACAAGTCATCAGAAACCATCAATGGAGCGGATGCCCACTTCATTGGTACTTGGGAATTTACCCCAGCGCCAACCTACAAAGCGACACATGAATTTGTCAGCGGAACTCCAGGTAAAGAACTTCCACAAGAAGTGAAAGCCCTACTTCCAGCAGACCAAACAGACTTGAAAGACGGTAGCCAAGCAACGCCAACGCAACCAAGTCAAACAGAAGTGAAGACAGCGGAAGGCACATGGAGCTTTAAGTCCTATGACAAGGCATCAGAAACCATCAATGGAGCAGACGCCCACTTCATCGGTACTTGGGAATTCACCCCAGCGCCAACCTACAAAGCGACACATGAATTTGTCAGCGGAACGCCAGGCAAAGAACTTCCACAAGAAGTGAAAGCCCTACTTCCAGCAGACCAAACAGACTTGAAAGATGGTAGCCAAGCAACACCAACGCAACCAAGTCAAACAGAAGTGAAGACAGCGGAAGGCACATGGAGCTTTAAGTCCTACGACAAGACATCTGAAACCATCAATGGAGCAGACGCCCACTTCGTAGGAACTTGGGTATTTACCCCAGCACCAACAGTGACTCATAAAGCAGTTCATGAGTTTGTCAGCGGAACTCCAGGCAAAGAACTTCCGCAAGAAGTGAAATCCTTGCTTCCAGCAGACCAAACAGACTTGAAAGATGGCAGCCAAGCGACTCCAACGCAACCAAGTAAAAAGGAAGTTAAGACAACAGAAGGTACTTGGAGTTTCAAATCATACGATAAGACATCAGAAACCATCAATGGAGCGGATGCCCACTTTATCGGTACTTGGGAATTCACCCCAGCACCAACAGTGACTCATAAAGCAGTTCACGAGTTTGTCAGCGGAACTCCAGGCAAAGAACTTCCACAAGAAGTGAAATCCTTGCTTCCAGCAGACCAAACAGACTTGAAGGACGGCAGCCAAGTAACGCCAACGCAACCAAGTCAAACGGAAGTGAAGACAGCAGAAGGCACATGGAGCTTCAAATCCTACGACAAGACATCGGAAACAATTAATGGAGCAGATGTTAAGTTTGTAGGTACATGGGAATTTACAGCAAGCCCGGTTCCAACAGTGACTCATAAAGCAGTTCACGAGTTTGTCAGCGGAACTCCAGGCAAAGAACTTCCACAAGAAGTGAAATCCTTGCTTCCATCAGACCAAACAGACTTGAAGGACGGCAGCCAAGTAACGCCAACGCAACCAAGTCAAACGGAAGTGAAGACAGCAGAAGGCACATGGAGCTTCAAGTCCTACGACAAGACATCGGAAACAATTAATGGAGCAGATGTTAAGTTTGTAGGCACATGGGAATTCACCCCAGCGCCAACTTACAAGGCAACACATGAATTTGTCAGCGGAACTCCAGGCAAAGAACTTCCACAAGAAGTGAAATCCTTGCTTCCGGCAGACCAAACAAACTTGAAAGATGGCAGTCAAGCAACGCCAATGCAACCAAGTCAAACAGAGGTTAAGACAGCAGAAGGCACATGGAGCTTCAAGTCTTATGACAAGACATCGGAAACAATTAATGGATCAGATGTTAAGTTTGTAGGTACATGGGAATTTACAGCAACTCCAGTTCCAACAGTGACTCATAAGGCAGTTCACGAGTTTTTCAGCGGAACGCCAGGCAAAGAACTTCCACAAGAAGTGAAAGCCTTGCTTCCAGCAGACCAAACAAACTTGAAAGATGGTAGTCAAGCAACGCCAACACAACCAAGTCAAACAGAAGTGAAGACGGCAGAAGGCACATGGAGCTTCAAGTCCTACGACAAGGCATCAGAAACCATCAATGGAGCGGATGCCCACTTCATCGGTACTTGGGAATTCACCCCGGCACCAAATAAAGATTCTGGAAATAATAGCCAACCAGAAGAAGGAAGTAGTCAAACTAAGGCCTTGTTACCAAACACAGGTTCAGCGGTATCTGGTCTTCTTTCAATCATCGGTCTTGCCTTTGCAAGCCTAGCAGCTTTTGTCCTTCGCAAGAAAGATTAA
- the glnR gene encoding transcriptional repressor GlnR: MKEREFRRNMAVFPIGSVMKLTDLSARQIRYYEDQELIKPDRNEGNRRMYSLNDMDRLLEIKDYISEGFNIAAIKKKYAEREAKSKKAVSQTEVRRALHNELLQQGRFASVRSPFGRG; this comes from the coding sequence ATGAAGGAAAGAGAATTTCGCCGAAATATGGCTGTTTTTCCTATCGGCAGTGTTATGAAATTGACCGATCTCTCGGCGCGTCAGATTCGTTATTATGAAGATCAAGAGTTGATCAAACCTGATCGAAACGAAGGGAACCGTCGCATGTATTCTTTGAATGACATGGATCGATTGCTTGAGATCAAAGATTATATCTCTGAAGGTTTCAATATCGCTGCCATTAAGAAAAAATATGCTGAACGCGAGGCGAAGTCCAAGAAAGCCGTGAGTCAGACGGAAGTGCGTCGTGCACTTCACAATGAACTCCTCCAGCAGGGGCGCTTTGCTTCAGTACGGTCACCCTTTGGTCGCGGTTAG
- the hrcA gene encoding heat-inducible transcriptional repressor HrcA, which produces MVTERQQDILNLIIDIFTKTHEPVGSKALQESINSSSATIRNDMAALEKQGLLEKAHTSSGRMPSVAGFQYYVKHSLAFDRLAENEVYEIVKAFDQEFFKLEDILQEAANLLTDLSDCTVVALDVEPSKQRLTAFDIVVLGQHTALAVFTLDESRTVTSQFLIPRNFLQEDLLKLKSIIQERFLGHTVLDIHYKIRTEIPQIIQRYFTTTDNVMDLFEHIFKEMFNENIVVSGKVNLLNFANLAAYQFFDQPQKVALEIREGLHEDQMQNVRVADSQESCLADLAVISSKFLIPYRGFGILAIIGPVNLDYQQLVNQVNVVNRVLTMKLTDFYRYLSSNHYEVN; this is translated from the coding sequence ATGGTTACAGAGCGTCAGCAGGATATTTTAAATCTTATTATTGACATCTTTACCAAAACGCACGAACCTGTCGGATCCAAGGCGCTACAAGAATCTATTAATTCTAGTAGTGCTACCATTCGTAATGACATGGCGGCTCTAGAGAAGCAGGGTTTGCTTGAGAAGGCTCATACCTCAAGCGGTCGGATGCCAAGTGTTGCTGGTTTTCAGTACTATGTGAAACACTCGCTGGCTTTTGACAGACTGGCTGAAAATGAGGTATACGAGATTGTCAAAGCCTTTGATCAGGAGTTCTTCAAATTGGAGGATATTCTGCAAGAAGCTGCTAATCTACTGACAGACCTGAGTGACTGCACGGTAGTAGCACTGGATGTTGAACCGAGCAAGCAACGGTTGACAGCCTTTGATATCGTTGTTTTGGGGCAACATACAGCTTTGGCAGTATTTACCCTAGACGAGTCCCGAACGGTTACCAGTCAGTTTCTGATTCCAAGGAACTTCTTGCAGGAAGATTTGCTGAAACTGAAGAGCATTATTCAGGAACGTTTCCTCGGTCACACCGTTCTAGATATTCACTACAAGATTCGGACAGAGATTCCGCAGATTATCCAGCGTTACTTTACAACAACGGACAATGTCATGGATCTCTTTGAACATATTTTTAAAGAAATGTTCAACGAAAACATTGTAGTATCTGGCAAGGTTAATCTCTTGAATTTTGCCAATCTAGCGGCCTATCAGTTCTTTGACCAACCGCAAAAGGTGGCTCTGGAGATTCGTGAGGGTCTGCATGAAGATCAGATGCAAAATGTCCGTGTTGCGGACAGTCAAGAGTCTTGTCTAGCAGACCTAGCGGTGATTAGCAGTAAATTCCTCATTCCTTATCGGGGTTTTGGAATTCTAGCGATTATCGGTCCGGTTAATCTGGACTACCAGCAATTGGTCAATCAAGTCAATGTTGTCAATCGTGTTTTGACCATGAAGTTGACAGATTTTTACCGCTATCTCAGCAGTAATCATTACGAAGTAAATTAA
- the grpE gene encoding nucleotide exchange factor GrpE, whose translation MAQDKKNEEMKEEEVVETTEETTPEKSELDLANERADEFENKYLRAHAEMQNIQRRANEERQNLQRYRSQDLAKAILPSLDNLERALAVEGLTDDVKKGLEMVQESLIHALKEEGIEEIVADGEFDHNYHMAIQTLPADDEHPADTIAQVFQKGYKLHDRILRPAMVVVYN comes from the coding sequence ATGGCCCAAGATAAAAAAAACGAAGAAATGAAAGAAGAGGAAGTTGTAGAAACAACTGAAGAAACAACTCCTGAGAAGTCTGAGTTGGACTTGGCAAATGAACGCGCGGATGAGTTCGAAAACAAATACCTTCGTGCTCATGCAGAAATGCAAAATATTCAACGCCGTGCCAATGAAGAACGTCAAAACTTGCAACGCTATCGTAGCCAAGATCTGGCAAAAGCAATCTTACCATCGCTCGACAACTTAGAACGTGCTCTTGCTGTTGAAGGTTTGACAGACGATGTCAAAAAAGGATTGGAGATGGTGCAAGAGAGCTTGATTCACGCTTTGAAAGAAGAAGGAATCGAAGAAATTGTAGCTGACGGTGAATTTGACCATAACTATCATATGGCCATCCAAACTCTCCCAGCAGACGATGAACACCCAGCAGACACCATCGCTCAAGTCTTCCAGAAAGGCTACAAACTCCATGACCGCATCCTACGCCCAGCCATGGTAGTAGTATATAACTAG
- a CDS encoding DUF2812 domain-containing protein: MEKKVVYRISTIADYDREALYLGEMHAKGWKLRKVSYSNLVVAVKYTFEKCQPEQVSYQLDFYPMKKSERASYLQLFKDCGWEHITDFNSFSYFRKVHFEIESDAEFEIYNDAAGKLAVVKRILIMRMLPILLLFLALLPVFSKFVSGASSFSWEVFLIFIIDCVLLIIFAIQISYIFWRLFQKWKELSDK, encoded by the coding sequence ATGGAAAAGAAGGTTGTATATCGGATATCTACAATTGCAGATTATGATAGAGAGGCCTTATACCTTGGGGAAATGCATGCTAAGGGTTGGAAACTTAGGAAAGTAAGCTATTCTAACTTAGTAGTTGCGGTTAAGTATACTTTTGAAAAGTGCCAACCGGAGCAGGTGTCTTATCAGTTGGACTTTTATCCCATGAAAAAATCAGAGAGAGCCTCATACTTACAACTATTTAAAGACTGTGGCTGGGAGCATATTACAGACTTTAATAGTTTTTCCTACTTTAGAAAAGTACATTTTGAAATTGAATCGGATGCCGAGTTTGAAATTTATAATGACGCGGCCGGGAAGTTAGCTGTGGTCAAACGGATTTTAATAATGCGTATGCTTCCTATTTTGCTTCTGTTTTTAGCTCTACTACCGGTTTTCTCAAAGTTTGTCAGTGGAGCTAGTTCTTTCAGTTGGGAAGTATTTTTGATTTTCATAATAGATTGTGTTTTATTGATTATTTTTGCGATTCAGATTTCTTATATTTTTTGGAGATTGTTTCAAAAGTGGAAAGAATTATCTGATAAATGA